From a single Miscanthus floridulus cultivar M001 chromosome 8, ASM1932011v1, whole genome shotgun sequence genomic region:
- the LOC136470231 gene encoding uncharacterized protein: MQAYCKLVRRLEEKFDGLELNHIARKFNKTVDELAKMASARASVPLNVFARDLHKPSIDYISATEESPPVEPTAGPEAPSVTETPSTESEIKEVNPEPPDANPGTD; this comes from the coding sequence ATgcaggcgtactgcaagttggtacgtcgcctagaagaaaagttcgatggtctcgaactcaaccacatcgcgcggaaattcaacaAGACcgtggatgaactggcaaagatggcgtcggcacgggcctCGGTCCCcctgaacgtcttcgccagagacctccacaagccttccattgactacatcTCGGCGACGGAAGAGAGCCCACCGgttgagcccaccgcagggcccgaggccccctctgtcaccgagACCCCTTCGACCGAATCCGAGATCAAGGAAGTCAACCCGGAGCCTCCCGATGCCAACCCAGGCACGGActag